In Gadus chalcogrammus isolate NIFS_2021 chromosome 11, NIFS_Gcha_1.0, whole genome shotgun sequence, a single window of DNA contains:
- the LOC130392163 gene encoding tripartite motif-containing protein 16-like: MASSNTSWSEENFTCSICLDVFSRPVSTPCGHNFCRICITKFWDEQLQYKCPVCNELFHTRPDLRVNTLLSELAAQFRTTEQVEEQPCVEPAGVACDVCTGTQLKAVKSCLVCLISYCQTHLEPHQRVAGLKKHRLVEPMDRLEERICTKHNQLLELFCQTEQVSVCQFCTETDHRSHTIVPLKEEYEVKKAQLGKMEAEVPQMIRGRKLKIKEIEDTGDMSKDDADREIADAGQVFNALICCVEKCRDDFNQTVNGKLKSTEKESEEFIKELEQDIEDLNQRSTELKLSHTNDHLHFLQAFKSLKDPPPTRDWTMVEVRPPSYVGTLRRSLDQLEETLNMEMKKLRGAELKGVQQYEVAASLDPDTAHPALIRSEDGKLNDGDVVKKLPAIPKSVIHVQPDLKTGVRKYSCELTLDPNTAHRHLSLSEDDRGVTQEGCNQGYPGHPERFNYYRQVLCREGLTGRCYWEVEWEGRVEIGVTYRGIQRKGRGEDAEIGQYTHSWSLLFDGTCYNENQEEWSPLPCRIGVYLHQSAGVLSFYSVSSDYGEPSGKLTHIYTFHSTFTQELYPGFLLHDVFSRVSLCQL; this comes from the exons ATGGCCTCttctaacacttcctggtctgaggagaactttacatgttccatctgtctggatgtcttCAGCAGACCAGTTTCCAccccatgtggacacaacttctgcagaatcTGTATTACAAAATTCTGGGATGAACAACtccagtacaaatgtcctgtttgcaacgAGCTTTTCCACACTAGACCTGATCTACGGGTCAATACCCTCTTATCAGAGCTGGCAGCTCAGTTTAGAACGACCGAACAAGTagaagagcagccttgtgttgaaccagcaggAGTtgcctgtgacgtctgtactgggacccagctgaaggccgtgaagtcctgcctagtgtgtctcatctcttactgccaaacccacctggagccacatcagagagtcgcaggcctgaagaaacatcggctggttgagcctatggaccgtctggaagaaaGGATTTGTACGAAACACAATcaacttctggagctcttctgccagactgaacaggtgtctgtctgtcagttctgcacagagacagaccacaggtCCCATACTattgtacctctaaaggaggaatatgaagtgaagaaggcccagctggggaagatggaGGCTGAAGTTCCGCAGATGATCCGGGGGAGAAAACTAAAGATTAAGGAGATCGAAGACACAGGAGACATGAGCAAGGacgatgcagacagagagatagctgatGCTGGGCAGGTCTTCAATGCTCTGATATGCTGTGTTGAAAAGTGCCGGGATGATTTCAACCAAACGGTAAATgggaaactgaaatccacagaaaAAGAATCTGAAGAattcatcaaagagctggagcaggacatAGAAGATCTGAACCAAAGAAGCACAGAGCTGAAGCTCTCACACACTAacgaccacctccacttcctccaggccttcaaatccctgaaggatcctccacccaccagggactggacgatGGTGGAGGtacgtcctccgtcatacgtagggacttTGAGGAGATCCCttgatcagctggaggagacactgaacatggagatgaagaagctgcgtggTGCTGAACTAAagggggtccagcagtatgaagtagctGCAagtctggatcctgatacagctcatcccgCACTCATCcggtctgaggatgggaaactaAATGATGGAGATGTGGTGAAGAAACTCCCAGCCATCCCTAAGAGCGTTATCCATGTTCAGCCTGACCTGAAAACAGGTGTAAGGAAGT ATtcctgtgaactcacactggacccgaacacagcccacagacatctctctctgtctgaggacgaCAGAGGGGTGACACAGGAAGGATGCAATCAGGGGTATCCTGGTCACCCAGAAAGATTTAACTACTACAGAcaggtgttgtgtagagagggtctgactggccgctgctactgggaggtagagtgggaaggaagGGTGgagataggagtgacatacagaggaatccaAAGGAAAGGAAGAGGGGAAGACGCTGAAATTGGACAGTACACACATTCTTGGAGTCTTCTATTTGATGGTACCTGTTACAACGAGAATCAAGAAGAATGGTCTCCCCTCCCGTGTAGAATAGGAGTGTACCTGCACCAATCTGCTGGCGTTCTGTCCTTCTACAGTGTGTCCTCAGATTACGGCGAGCCCTCAGGAAAACTGACACACATCTACACCTTTCATTCCACATTCACTCAGGAGCTCTACCCTGGGTTTCTGTTACATGATGTTTTTTCCAGAGTGTCTCTTTGTCAGTTgtag
- the LOC130392162 gene encoding tripartite motif-containing protein 16-like produces MASSNTSWSEENFTCSICLDVFSSPVSTPCGHNFCRICITKFWDEQLQYKCPVCNELFHTRPDLRVNTLLSELAAQFRTTEQVEEQPCVEPAGVACDVCTGTQLKAVKSCLVCLISYCQTHLEPHQRVAVLKKHRLVEPMDRLEERICTKHNQLLELFCQTEQVSVCQFCTETDHRSHTVVPLKEEYEVKTAQLGKMEAEVPQMIRERKLKIKEIKDTGDMSKDDADREIADAGQVFNALICCVEKCRNDFNQTVKEKLKSTEKESEEFTKELEQDIEDLNQRSSELKPLSHTKDHLHFLQAFKSLKDPPPTRDWTTVEVRPPSYVGTLTRSLDQLEETLNMEMKKLRGAELKGVQQYEVAASLDPDTAHPALIRSEDGKQVNHGDVVKKLPAIPKSVIHVQPDLKTGVKKYSCELTLDPNTAHKHLSLSEDDREVTQEGCNQGYPGHPERFNYYRQVLCREGLTGRCYWEVEWEGRVDIGVTYRGIQRKGRGEDAEIGQYEDSWSLQCDGEDDDSTWYNSSEEEWSPLPCNRIGVYLHQSAGVLSFYSVSQDYGESSGKRTHIYTFHSTFTQKLYPGFLLHGTDSRVSLCQL; encoded by the exons ATGGCCTCCtctaacacttcctggtctgaggagaactttacatgttccatctgtctggatgtcttcagcagcccagtttccaccccatgtggacacaacttctgcagaatcTGTATTACAAAATTCTGGGATGAACAACtccagtacaaatgtcctgtttgcaacgAGCTTTTCCACACTAGACCTGATCTACGGGTCAATACCCTCTTATCAGAGCTGGCAGCTCAGTTTAGAACGACCGAACAAGTagaagagcagccttgtgttgaaccagcaggAGTtgcctgtgacgtctgtactgggacccagctgaaggccgtgaagtcctgcctagtgtgtctcatctcttactgccaaacccacctggagccacatcagagagtcgcagtcctgaagaaacatcggctggtcgagcctatggaccgtctggaagaaaGGATTTGTACGAAACACAATcaacttctggagctcttctgccagactgaacaggtgtctgtctgtcagttctgcacagagacagaccacaggtCCCATACTGTTGTACccctaaaggaggaatatgaagtgaagacggcccagctggggaagatggaGGCTGAAGTTCCGCAGATGATCCGGGAGAGAAAACTaaagattaaggagatcaaAGACACAGGAGACATGAGCAAGGacgatgcagacagagagatagctgatGCTGGGCAGGTCTTCAATGCTCTGATATGCTGTGTTGAAAAGTGCCGGAATGATTTCAACCAAACGGtaaaagagaaactgaaatccacagaaaAAGAATCTGAAGAATTCaccaaagagctggagcaggacatAGAAGATCTGAACCAAAGAAGCTCAGAGCTGAAgccactctcacacactaaagaccacctccacttcctccaggccttcaaatccctgaaggatcctccaccaaccagggactggacgacggtggaggtacgtcctccgtcatacgtagggactttgacgagatccctggatcagctggaggagacactgaacatggagatgaagaagctgcgtggTGCTGAACTGAAGGgtgtccagcagtatgaagtagctGCGagtctggatcctgatacagctcatcccgCACTCATCcggtctgaggatgggaaacaagtgaaTCATGGAGATGTGGTGAAGAAACTCCCAGCCATTCCTAAGAGCGTTATCCATGTTCAGCCTGACCTGAAAACAGGTGTAAAGAAAT ATtcctgtgaactcacactggacccgaacacagcccacaaacatctctctctgtctgaggacgaCAGAGAGGTGACGCAGGAAGGATGCAATCAGGGGTATCCTGGTCACCCAGAAAGATTTAACTACTACAGAcaggtgttgtgtagagagggtctgactggtcgctgttactgggaggtagagtgggaaggaagggtggatataggagtgacatacagaggaatccaAAGGAAAGGAAGAGGGGAAGACGCAGAGATTGGACAGTACGAAGATTCTTGGAGTCTTCAATGTGATGGTGAAGATGACGACTCCACCTGGTACAACTCTAGTGAAGAAGAATGGTCTCCCCTCCCGTGTAACAGAATAGGAGTGTATCTGCACCAATCTGCTGGCGTTCTGTCCTTCTACAGTGTGTCCCAAGATTACGGAGAGTCCTCAGGAAAACGGACACACATCTACACCTTCCATTCCACATTCACTCAGAAGCTCTACCCTGGGTTTCTGTTACATGGTACTGATTCCagagtgtctctgtgtcagttgtag